A region of Pyxidicoccus parkwaysis DNA encodes the following proteins:
- a CDS encoding zinc-dependent alcohol dehydrogenase: MRALCWNGVNDLRVETVADPAIVNPRDVILKVTMSTTCGSDLHFIDGYIPTMREGDVIGHEFMGEVVDVGRDVKKVKKGDRVVVPSFICCGSCWYCQHDLYSLCDNTNPKAELQEPVFGYPTAGIYGYTHAFGGYAGAHAQYVRVPHADTDCFLVPEGLKDEQVLFLSDAAPTGYMGADFCNIHPGDTVAVWGCGGVGLMAMKSAFLLGASRVIGIDRFPERLELARTRVGAETLNYAEVESVLDLLKELTGGRGPDACIDAVGMEAHGTGVEYAYDRTKQALHLHSDRGEALRQAILACRKGGTLSILGVYGVMDKFPIGAIMNKGLTVRTAQQHGQKYLPRLLEHVKKGELDPSFLATHRFNLEGAPLGYEMFKKKKDGCVRAVFLPN, translated from the coding sequence ATGCGCGCACTCTGCTGGAATGGAGTCAATGATTTGCGCGTGGAGACGGTGGCGGACCCGGCCATCGTCAACCCACGCGACGTCATCCTGAAGGTGACGATGTCCACGACGTGTGGCTCGGACCTGCACTTCATCGACGGGTACATCCCGACGATGCGCGAGGGGGACGTCATTGGCCACGAGTTCATGGGCGAAGTGGTGGACGTGGGCCGCGACGTGAAGAAGGTGAAGAAGGGGGACCGCGTCGTGGTGCCCTCCTTCATCTGCTGCGGCAGTTGTTGGTATTGCCAGCACGACCTCTACTCGCTCTGCGACAACACGAACCCGAAGGCGGAGCTGCAGGAGCCGGTGTTCGGCTACCCGACGGCGGGCATCTACGGCTACACGCACGCCTTCGGCGGCTACGCGGGCGCGCATGCGCAGTACGTCCGGGTGCCGCACGCGGACACGGACTGCTTCCTCGTGCCGGAGGGACTGAAGGACGAGCAGGTCCTCTTCCTCTCCGACGCGGCGCCCACGGGCTACATGGGCGCGGACTTCTGCAACATCCACCCGGGAGACACGGTGGCCGTGTGGGGCTGCGGCGGCGTGGGGTTGATGGCGATGAAGAGCGCCTTCCTGCTCGGGGCCTCACGGGTGATTGGCATTGACCGATTCCCCGAGCGGCTGGAACTGGCGCGCACGCGGGTGGGCGCGGAGACGCTCAACTACGCCGAGGTGGAGAGCGTCCTGGATTTGCTGAAGGAATTGACGGGAGGGCGTGGACCGGACGCGTGCATCGACGCGGTGGGGATGGAGGCGCACGGCACGGGCGTGGAGTATGCGTATGACCGGACGAAGCAGGCGCTGCACCTGCACTCGGACCGGGGCGAGGCGCTGCGGCAGGCCATCCTCGCGTGCCGCAAGGGTGGGACGCTGTCGATACTCGGAGTCTATGGGGTGATGGACAAGTTCCCCATCGGGGCCATCATGAACAAGGGGCTCACGGTGCGCACGGCGCAGCAGCACGGGCAGAAGTACCTGCCGCGCCTGTTGGAGCACGTGAAGAAGGGTGAGCTGGACCCGTCGTTCCTGGCGACACACCGGTTCAACCTGGAGGGCGCGCCGCTCGGGTACGAGATGTTCAAGAAGAAGAAGGACGGGTGCGTTCGCGCGGTGTTCCTGCCGAATTGA